A single Planctomycetia bacterium DNA region contains:
- the pilM gene encoding pilus assembly protein PilM, with product MKQSNIGDCSQRGGRRGPEFLWLRNMQVGGNALTKAISRELKITLGQAETMKRQPAAAARLHRVHQACGPALDELVTQVQHSLRCFTNIYPDRPLRRMHLHGDGVRLHGLLRRLRAG from the coding sequence ATGAAACAGTCGAACATTGGGGATTGCTCCCAGCGAGGAGGTCGCCGCGGGCCGGAGTTCCTCTGGCTGCGGAACATGCAGGTGGGGGGCAACGCTCTCACCAAGGCCATCTCGCGGGAGTTGAAGATCACGCTCGGCCAGGCCGAGACGATGAAGCGGCAGCCCGCCGCCGCCGCCCGGCTGCATCGCGTGCATCAGGCCTGCGGCCCGGCCCTGGACGAGCTGGTGACGCAAGTGCAGCACTCGCTCCGCTGCTTTACCAACATCTACCCCGACAGGCCCTTGCGGCGGATGCACCTGCACGGCGACGGCGTCCGCCTGCACGGTTTGCTGCGGCGGTTGCGAGCCGGCTAG
- the nhaR gene encoding transcriptional activator NhaR, with protein MSWLNYHHLLYFWTVAREGSIARACMCLHLTQPTISGQLRSLERALGAKLFDRVGRNLVLTPTGRMVYRYADDIFRLGRELQDTVKGRPAGQPLRLVIGVVDTLPKMLVYRLIEPALRLPEQLQVVCHEGTLEELLAQLAVNALDMVLADAPCSPFIKIRAFNHLLGECSVSFLGTSQLVAAHRHGFPRSLDGAPVLLPTENSALRRSLEQWFDAEGIRPLVRGEFADSGVLKVFGRTGLGLFAIPTAVEKEVKRQYGVRLLGRVASIREQFYAISVERRLKHPAVAAITDAARKKLFARGGE; from the coding sequence ATGAGCTGGCTCAATTACCATCATTTGCTCTACTTCTGGACCGTGGCGCGGGAGGGCAGCATCGCGCGGGCCTGCATGTGTCTCCACCTAACACAGCCCACGATCAGCGGCCAGCTGCGCTCCCTTGAAAGGGCCTTGGGCGCAAAACTCTTCGACCGGGTCGGCCGGAACCTCGTGCTCACCCCGACGGGCCGCATGGTGTACCGCTATGCGGACGACATCTTCCGTCTGGGTCGAGAACTACAGGACACCGTTAAAGGCCGGCCTGCGGGCCAGCCGCTGCGATTGGTGATCGGTGTCGTGGACACGCTCCCGAAAATGCTCGTCTACCGGCTGATCGAGCCTGCGCTTCGGCTGCCAGAGCAGTTGCAAGTCGTTTGTCATGAAGGCACGCTTGAGGAATTGTTGGCGCAGCTTGCTGTGAATGCCCTAGACATGGTCCTTGCGGATGCCCCTTGCAGTCCCTTCATCAAGATTCGCGCCTTCAACCATTTGCTGGGCGAGTGCAGCGTGTCCTTCCTAGGGACGTCCCAACTGGTGGCTGCCCATCGCCACGGATTCCCGCGCTCTTTGGATGGAGCACCGGTCTTGTTGCCCACCGAGAACTCGGCATTACGTCGGTCGCTCGAGCAGTGGTTTGATGCCGAAGGAATTCGGCCGCTGGTGCGCGGCGAGTTCGCCGACAGCGGCGTACTCAAGGTCTTTGGTCGGACCGGACTGGGGCTCTTTGCCATCCCGACAGCGGTTGAAAAGGAAGTGAAGCGCCAGTACGGCGTGCGCCTACTTGGCCGCGTCGCGTCAATCCGAGAGCAGTTTTACGCCATTTCGGTCGAGCGGCGGTTGAAGCATCCTGCCGTGGCTGCGATCACGGATGCGGCACGCAAGAAACTGTTTGCGCGAGGAGGAGAATGA
- a CDS encoding carbon storage regulator → MLVLSRKPGEKVFIGNDVSLVVLKVRGDRVQLGIEAPGHVRIVRQEICDRLAKNAG, encoded by the coding sequence ATGTTGGTCCTTAGCCGCAAGCCCGGTGAAAAGGTGTTCATCGGCAACGACGTGAGCCTCGTCGTGCTCAAGGTAAGAGGGGACCGGGTGCAGCTGGGCATCGAGGCCCCTGGCCACGTTCGCATCGTCCGTCAGGAGATTTGTGATCGACTGGCGAAAAACGCGGG